From a single Arachis hypogaea cultivar Tifrunner chromosome 3, arahy.Tifrunner.gnm2.J5K5, whole genome shotgun sequence genomic region:
- the LOC112789262 gene encoding protein NAR1 yields MSEKFSAALRIGDLNDFIAPSQACIVSLKGLKANANKPDSEVLVGRNKQVQSEPVKISLKDCLACSGCVTSAETVMLEKQSLDEFLSNINKGKAVIMSVSPQSRASLAAHFGISPLQVFKKLTRFFKSLGVKAIFDTSCSRDLTLIESCMEFMSRYKQSQLSDDEKNKSSLPMIASACPGWICYAEKQLGSFVLPNISKVKSPQQTIGAIIKHYLCQDMGLRPEEIYHVTVMPCYDKKLEAARDDFVFQPESHDEGSGNEDNMMTEVDSVLTTGEVLELIQLKEVDFQSLEESPLDRPLTNINEEGYLYGVRGSSGGYAETIFRYAARTFFGRQIDGPLNFRNIRNSDFQELTLEVEGKTVLRFALCYGFRNLQNVVRKVKTGKCDYHFLEIMACPSGCLNGGGQIKPKKGQSPKELSQLLETIYIENVHVAEPFDNPIVRGLYDKWLEQPGSDKAKRHLYTQYHPVEKSITSQLHNW; encoded by the exons ATGTCGGAAAAATTCTCGGCGGCGCTTCGGATTGGGGACCTCAACGATTTCATAGCGCCGTCTCAGGCATGCATAGTATCGCTCAAGGGCTTGAAAGCAAACGCCAACAAGCCCGATTCCGAG GTTTTAGTTGGCAGAAACAAGCAAGTTCAGTCAGAGCCTGTTAAGATTTCTCTAAAGGATTGTTTGGCATGCAG TGGTTGTGTGACATCTGCGGAGACAGTTATGCTGGAGAAACAAAGTTTGGATGAGTTCTTATCTAATATTAACAAAGGAAAAGCAGTGATTATGTCTGTTTCTCCCCAGTCAAGGGCCTCCCTTGCAGCTCATTTTGGCATTTCTCCCCTTCAG GTTTTCAAGAAGCTGACAAGATTTTTCAAATCATTGGGAGTGAAGGCAATTTTCGATACAAGTTGCAGTAGAGATTTAACCCTTATTGAATCTTGTATGGAGTTCATGTCAAGGTACAAACAGAGTCAACTGTCTGATGATGAGAAGAATAAGTCGAGCCTACCTATGATTGCTTCTGCATGCCCAG GTTGGATATGCTATGCAGAGAAGCAACTTGGGTCGTTTGTTTTACCAAATATTTCAAAAGTAAAGAGTCCACAACAAACAATTGGAGCCATCATAAAACACTATTTATGCCAAGATATGGGGCTTAG GCCTGAAGAAATTTACCACGTCACTGTTATGCCTTGTTATGATAAAAAGCTTGAGGCTGCTAGGGATGACTTTGTTTTCCAACCGGAGTCCCATGATGAAGGGAGTGGGAATGAAGATAACATGATGACAGAGGTCGATTCGGTACTCACAACAGGAGAAGTTTTGGAATTGATTCAG TTAAAAGAAGTTGATTTTCAAAGCTTAGAAGAATCTCCTTTGGATAGACC GTTGACAAATATTAATGAAGAAGGTTACCTTTATGGGGTCCGTGGAAGCTCTGGGGGTTATGCAGAAACAATTTTCCGATATGCCGCTAGAACTTTTTTTGGAAGACAGATTGATGGCcctctgaattttagaaatatacGGAATTCAGATTTTCAGGAACTTACACTTGAG GTGGAGGGGAAAACAGTGTTGAGATTTGCTCTCTGTTATGGTTTCCGGAACCTGCAAAATGTTGTCAGAAAAGTTAAAACTGGTAAATGTGACTATCATTTCCTGGAGATCATGGCATGCCCTTCAG GTTGCTTGAATGGCGGAGGTCAAATTAAACCAAAGAAAGGGCAATCTCCCAAAGAATTGAGCCAGTTGTTGGAAACTATTTACATAGAAAAT GTTCATGTAGCAGAACCATTCGATAACCCCATCGTAAGAGGCTTATATGACAAGTGGCTTGAGCAGCCTGGCTCCGATAAAGCCAAGAGACACCTTTACACGCAGTACCATCCCGTCGAGAAAAGCATTACCTCTCAATTGCATAATTGGTGA